In Erwinia pyrifoliae DSM 12163, the genomic window GCGTGGCGACAGTTCTGTGGCGATTTTCTTCAGTTCAATCATCGCGACAAACTCGTTTGTTACCAGCTTGGTGGCCATAATACTGGCAGCAGGCAAGACATCGGCCACCGGGATGCCAATCAGCCAGGCAAACGGCCAGAAGACGTAGCCGAGGATCTGCTGGAAACTGATGCCGAAAAGGGTTGAGAACACGGCATTCACCGCCGCAATCAGCGCAATAAACCCGATCAGCATTGCCAGAATAATCATTGCCACTTTAAAACCGGCCAGAATGTACTCGCCGAGCATCTCAAAGAAGCTTTGATCTTCATGCAGCTTTTCAAGGCGAATTTCAGGCTCGTCACCGGCAGGCGTCGGGTTGATGATCGACAGAACAATAAACGTGCTGAACATATTGAGGATCAGCGCGGCCACCACGTAGCGCGGTTCAATCATCGACATATAAGCCCCGACGATTGACAGCGACACGGTAGACATTGCCGCTGCGGCCATTGAGTAGAGGCGGCGCGGAGAAATATCGGCCAGGATGCCTTTGTAAGCGATGAAGTTTTCCGACTGTCCGAGGATCAGGGTACTGACGGCGTTAAACGACTCCAGTTTGCCCATTCCGTTTACTTTTGACAGTAAGGTGCCAATCACTTTGATCAGCACCGGCAGAATTTTTACGTGCTGTAAGATGCCGATAAGGGCAGAAATAAACACGATAGGACAGAGTACGCCGAGGAAGATAAACGCCAGCCCCTGCGAGCTCATGCCGCCAAATACGAAATCAGTGCCCTGTGCGGCATACTTCAGCAGCACTTCAAAGAAGCCGGAGAATGCAGTCACCGCTTTCAGTCCGGCGGAGGCATGCAGGAAGAACCAGGCGAGCGCCGCTTCAATAACCACCAGTTGCAGCAATACGCGCGGGCGGATTTTCTTGCGGTCAGAACTGGCCAGTAACGCCAGCAAGCCGATAACGGTCAAAGCCAGAATAAAATGGAAAACAGAAATCATACGCAGATCCAGCATCAGGAATCGATAAAGAGAGGCATTTAGCCATATTTCGCCACGGTTTACATCCCGCCAGTCAGACTCTGACTGTTTTATCCTTTAAATAGTCTTCAGGCGCATAACGAATTGCTTTCAGCTTAGTCTGCGATAGGCAATCATCTGCGAAATCCTTATAATACGCAGCCAATTATGTTTTGCTAGCCGGAGATTAACTATGCGTCCATCAGGCCGTAGCGCACAGCAGGTGCGCCCTGTCACATTGACCCGCCATTACACCAAACATGCAGAGGGCTCGGTGCTGGTTGAATTCGGTGATACCAAAGTACTGTGCACCGCCACGATCGAAGAGGGCGTGCCGCGTTTTCTGAAAGGTCAGGGGCAGGGTTGGGTCACCGCCGAATATGGCATGCTGCCACGCGCCACCCACAGCCGTAACGCGCGCGAGGCGGCGAAAGGCAAGCAGGGTGGGCGCACGCTGGAGATCCAGCGCCTGATCGCCCGTTCATTACGTGCGGCCATTGACCTGAAAGCGCTGGGTGAATTCACCATTACGCTTGACTGTGATGTGTTGCAGGCCGACGGCGGTACCCGCACAGCTTCTATCACCGGTGCCTGTGTGGCGCTGGCTGATGCGCTAAACCATCTGGTTTCTATCGGCAAACTGAAGGCCAACCCGATGAAAGGCATGGTGGCGGCGATTTCTGTGGGCATCGTCAACGGTGAAGCGCTGTGCGATCTGGAGTATGTCGAAGATTCTGCCGCCGAAACAGATATGAACGTGGTAATGACGGAAGATGGCCGCATGATTGAGGTGCAGGGTACCGCAGAGGGCGAACCGTTCAGCCACGAAGAGTTGCTGAAGCTGCTGGAACTGGCGCGAGGTGGTATTGATACGCTGGTTGCTGCGCAAAAAGCCGCGTTAACCAACTGATTCTTCAGGCGACCCCCGGGTTGCCTTTTTTTTGCCTGAATATTGAGGAACACGACATGAAAGCCTGGCAGCGCCAATTTATCGAATTCGCCATCAACAAGCAGGTGCTGAAGTTTGGTGAGTTCACGCTGAAATCGGGGCGTAAAAGCCCTTATTTCTTCAACGCGGGCCTGTTCAATACCGGACGCGACCTCGCTTTACTGGGTCGTTTCTACGCCCAGGCGCTGGTGGATTCGGGCATTGATTTTGATTTGGTCTTTGGGCCTGCTTACAAAGGCATCCCCATTGCCACAACCACCGTGGTGGCGCTGGCAGATCATCACGATCGCGATGTGCCTTACTGTTTTAACCGTAAAGAAGCCAAGGATCATGGCGAGGGCGGCACGCTGGTTGGCAGCGCGCTGCAAGGTAAAATCATGCTGGTGGATGACGTGATCACTGCCGGAACCGCCATTCGCGAATCGATGGAAATTATTGCCGCGCATCAGGCGACACTGGCCGGCGTACTGATATCCCTCGACCGTCAGGAACGCGGACGCGGTGAGATTTCAGCCATTCAGGAAGTTGAACGTGATTATGGCTGCAAGGTGATTTCGATCATCACGCTGAACGAATTAATTGCCTATCTGGAAGAAAAACCTGAATTGGCCGATCGCCTGGCGGCCGTGCGCGCCTATCGCAGCGAGTTCGGTATTTGATGCGATAAAGCGTTGGTGGGCTGACAAAAAAAGAGTCAGCCCCCGTCATGCGACGGGGCCGCAGGATCAACGTCAGATTAATTGAGCGGCCATTAACGGCCAGCGCGCATCAAAGTCAACGGTAGGGCGATAGCGGAATTCGGAACGCACAAACCGCGACAGTAACCCTTCACAGAATGCCAGGAGCTGAGTTGCCAGCAGCGCCTCGTCGGTAATAAAGCCTTCACCCTCACGCATTTTTTTCTCGCGCATCACCTGACGCAACTGCATCTCAATGCGTTCAAACAGCTGGTTAATTCGCCCCTGCAGGCGATCCTGTTCGAACATCAGCGCATGGCCGGTCAGAATACGTGTCAGACCGGGATTCCGTTCACCAAAGCCCAAAATCAACTGAGTCATCAGGCGCAGGCGCGGCATCGTTTCTTTTTCGTCTTTCAAAATCAGATTGATGCGCGTAATCAGGCTGTCTTCAATAAACTCGATCAGGCTGTCAAACATTTTGGTTTTGCTGGGAAAATGCCGATAAAGTGCCGCCTCAGAGACCCCAACATTCGCCGCCAGCTTGGCAGTGGTAATACGTTGGCTGCCATCACTGGACTCCAGCATTTGCGCCAGTGCCTGCAAGATTTCTTCGCGACGATTCCTTTTCGCACTCTTTTTTTCAACCATCTTTCAAAAGACCCCTGAAACATCACCATAAACGGGCAAAAGCCCACGCAACGCCTGTGAGTTATCGCTCACGGGAGAAAAAAACAGGTTATTGTCGTGGCGGGAGCCGTAGCGTTACTGGCGACCGGAGTGGCCGAAACCACCTTCACCTCTTGCGCTGGCATCAAAGTCATTCACCAGATTGAACTCTGCCTGTACTACCGGTACGAAGACCATTTGCGCGATACGCTCGCCTGGCTCGATAGTAAAGGAGTCCCGTCCACGGTTCCATACGGATACCATCAGCTGTCCCTGATAATCAGAGTCGATTAACCCCACCAGATTACCGAGCACCACGCCATGTTTGTGGCCAAGCCCGGAGCGCGGCAGGATGACGGCTGCCAGCTGTGGGTCAGCAATATGAATGGCCAGGCCCGTTGGGATTAAAGTCGTGTCGCCGGGCGGTAGTACCATTGCTTCATCCAGGCATGCACGCAGATCCAACCCGGCAGAGCCGGAAGTGGCGTAAGTCGGTAAAGGGAAATCGGTCCCTACCCGGGCATCCAGCACCTTAACGTCGATTTTTTTCATCATATCGGGTGACAATCTCTTCCAATAAAAGTTGGCCAAGGAGTGGCTTATCGCTGAGCGGTAAGATTTTTTCTCCTTCATGCCAAAAAAGGTGAAGGGCATTGGTATCACTGTTGAAACCCTGCCCGCTTTTGGCAACGTCGTTGGCGCAGATCAAGTCCAGATTCTTGCGCGCCCGTTTTTGTTGTGCGTATTCTTCCACATTCCGGGTTTCTGCGGCAAATCCTACAACATAAGGGCGGTTTTGCTGCATGGCCGCAACCCCGGCGACAATATCCGGGTTTTTTATCATCTTCAGGGTGATTTCATCCCCCTTTTTTTTAATTTTTTCCTCTGCAACCGAGGCTGCACGGTAATCCGCCACGGCAGCGCAGCCGATAAATATCTGCTGGCAGGCCGCCAGGCCCATCACCGCTTGCTGCATTTCCAGCGCCGTAGTGACGTCAAGTCGATTGACCCCTTGCGGAGTGGGTAACGCGACCGGGCCGGCAACCAGCGTCACGGTCGCACCGCGTTTTGCAGCGGCGGCGGCAATGGCAAAGCCCATTTTCCCAGAGCTATGGTTGCTGATGAAACGGACCGGATCCAGTGCTTCCCGGGTTGGGCCAGCGGTAATCATAATATTGAGATGTTGCAGATCGTTGGCGGGTGCCGCCCATGCTGCTGTGTGGTCAACAATGACCAGCGGGTCGAGCATGCGGCCTGGCCCGATATCGCCACAGGCCTGGCTGCCGCTGCCCGGCCCCCAAATCATCACGCCGCGCTGGGCCAGCAGCTGCAAGTTGTGTTGCGTGGGTAGGGCGCGGTACATCTGCTGATTCATCGCGGGCACGATGGCAAGCGGGGCCGCCGTTGCCAGGCAAATGGTGGTCAGCAGGTCATTCGCCATTCCGGCCGCCACGCGGGCAATCAGGTCAGCCGTAGCGGGAGCAAGAATGACCAGATCGGCCCATTTTCCCAGTTCGATGTGGCCCATCGCCGCTTCGGCAGCCGGATCGAGCAGGCTATCAGACACCGGATAACCTGAAACCGCCTGCAGGCTTAACGGGGTGATAAACGCTTTTGCGGCGTCCGTCATCACTACCCGTACGTCGGCGCCGCGATCGCGCAGCCGACGTACCAGCTCTGGCGTTTTGTATGCCGCAATACCGCCGCTAACGCCCAGGACTATTCGTTTTCCGGTCAGTTCCATCATTTTGCTGTACGCCTTCTGGTTAAACCTGCTGATATCTTCTTATGCCGCAATCTGCCCATTTTATCACAGCCGGTCAGGGGGTTTATTTTGTACCATGCCAGCTTTGCGAGTCGTCTCGTAAATTCAACGGATCATCATAGAAAAGCACTGTATATAATGCCATGCTTTCCCTCGTTCAGGAAGGAGAAGCGCAAATGGAAGAAAACTGGCTGGGGCTGCCCCCGCGTGAAAAACTGTTGAAGTGCGGTGCATCATCGCTGAGCGATACAGAGTTATTAGCTATTTTCCTGCGTACCGGCGTGCGCGGCGTACATGTAATGACGCTGGCACAGCAATTACTGAGGGAGTTTGGCTCGTTACACCGCCTGATGAACGCCCCGCACGATCGGTTTGAGGCTATTCACGGAGTCGGCATGGCGAAATATGCCCAGCTGAATGCGGTGGCGGAACTGGCCCGACGTTGTTTTAGCTGTCAGGAAGCGCTGGAGAATCAGGTGGTCAGCAGTGTTGAGCAGATGCTGGATTTTTTAAACGGTTCGCTGGCACATCGGGAACGAGAAATTTTCCAGGTGATCTTCTTTGATAACCAGCATCGGGTAATTCACACCAGCGAGATGTTCAGCGGCACGCTTAACAGCGTGGAGGTTCATCCACGAGAAATCGTGCGTGAAGCGTTAAAACGTAATGCAGCGGCGCTGATACTGGCGCACAATCACCCTTCGGGGTTGGCTGAGCCAAGCCGGGCC contains:
- a CDS encoding NupC/NupG family nucleoside CNT transporter, coding for MISVFHFILALTVIGLLALLASSDRKKIRPRVLLQLVVIEAALAWFFLHASAGLKAVTAFSGFFEVLLKYAAQGTDFVFGGMSSQGLAFIFLGVLCPIVFISALIGILQHVKILPVLIKVIGTLLSKVNGMGKLESFNAVSTLILGQSENFIAYKGILADISPRRLYSMAAAAMSTVSLSIVGAYMSMIEPRYVVAALILNMFSTFIVLSIINPTPAGDEPEIRLEKLHEDQSFFEMLGEYILAGFKVAMIILAMLIGFIALIAAVNAVFSTLFGISFQQILGYVFWPFAWLIGIPVADVLPAASIMATKLVTNEFVAMIELKKIATELSPRGLGILSVFLVSFANFASIGIVAGAIKGLNEQQGNVVSRFGLKLIYGSTLVSLLSAAFAGLVL
- the rph gene encoding ribonuclease PH, with protein sequence MRPSGRSAQQVRPVTLTRHYTKHAEGSVLVEFGDTKVLCTATIEEGVPRFLKGQGQGWVTAEYGMLPRATHSRNAREAAKGKQGGRTLEIQRLIARSLRAAIDLKALGEFTITLDCDVLQADGGTRTASITGACVALADALNHLVSIGKLKANPMKGMVAAISVGIVNGEALCDLEYVEDSAAETDMNVVMTEDGRMIEVQGTAEGEPFSHEELLKLLELARGGIDTLVAAQKAALTN
- the pyrE gene encoding orotate phosphoribosyltransferase, giving the protein MKAWQRQFIEFAINKQVLKFGEFTLKSGRKSPYFFNAGLFNTGRDLALLGRFYAQALVDSGIDFDLVFGPAYKGIPIATTTVVALADHHDRDVPYCFNRKEAKDHGEGGTLVGSALQGKIMLVDDVITAGTAIRESMEIIAAHQATLAGVLISLDRQERGRGEISAIQEVERDYGCKVISIITLNELIAYLEEKPELADRLAAVRAYRSEFGI
- the slmA gene encoding nucleoid occlusion factor SlmA, coding for MVEKKSAKRNRREEILQALAQMLESSDGSQRITTAKLAANVGVSEAALYRHFPSKTKMFDSLIEFIEDSLITRINLILKDEKETMPRLRLMTQLILGFGERNPGLTRILTGHALMFEQDRLQGRINQLFERIEMQLRQVMREKKMREGEGFITDEALLATQLLAFCEGLLSRFVRSEFRYRPTVDFDARWPLMAAQLI
- the dut gene encoding dUTP diphosphatase, whose amino-acid sequence is MMKKIDVKVLDARVGTDFPLPTYATSGSAGLDLRACLDEAMVLPPGDTTLIPTGLAIHIADPQLAAVILPRSGLGHKHGVVLGNLVGLIDSDYQGQLMVSVWNRGRDSFTIEPGERIAQMVFVPVVQAEFNLVNDFDASARGEGGFGHSGRQ
- the coaBC gene encoding bifunctional phosphopantothenoylcysteine decarboxylase/phosphopantothenate--cysteine ligase CoaBC — encoded protein: MELTGKRIVLGVSGGIAAYKTPELVRRLRDRGADVRVVMTDAAKAFITPLSLQAVSGYPVSDSLLDPAAEAAMGHIELGKWADLVILAPATADLIARVAAGMANDLLTTICLATAAPLAIVPAMNQQMYRALPTQHNLQLLAQRGVMIWGPGSGSQACGDIGPGRMLDPLVIVDHTAAWAAPANDLQHLNIMITAGPTREALDPVRFISNHSSGKMGFAIAAAAAKRGATVTLVAGPVALPTPQGVNRLDVTTALEMQQAVMGLAACQQIFIGCAAVADYRAASVAEEKIKKKGDEITLKMIKNPDIVAGVAAMQQNRPYVVGFAAETRNVEEYAQQKRARKNLDLICANDVAKSGQGFNSDTNALHLFWHEGEKILPLSDKPLLGQLLLEEIVTRYDEKNRR
- the radC gene encoding RadC family protein; translated protein: MEENWLGLPPREKLLKCGASSLSDTELLAIFLRTGVRGVHVMTLAQQLLREFGSLHRLMNAPHDRFEAIHGVGMAKYAQLNAVAELARRCFSCQEALENQVVSSVEQMLDFLNGSLAHREREIFQVIFFDNQHRVIHTSEMFSGTLNSVEVHPREIVREALKRNAAALILAHNHPSGLAEPSRADRDITQQIVHACSLMNIRVLDHMVIGRGEYVSFAERGWM